A window of the Butyricimonas virosa genome harbors these coding sequences:
- a CDS encoding FecR family protein, with translation MFDQINIETLILKYLQGELTEGEQRELDEWLKDDRNKKLFSRLINKQRILVKMERLDEYDWEKSWNVVERKLHGRRKFFWKYWGIAASLLGIVLLGTWMFMERNEENSPMVVIRGVEPGRVFAELVLTGGKIVELSKDSNNLFLGEGGNILRNENGVLFLTQDSVRLQKVDYNEIRTPRGGEYQVVLPDNSIVWLNAESKLRFPSTFSGKERKVFASGELYFQVAKDSLSPFRVEVEGLYEVEVLGTEFNVRAYSNLPSATTLVNGRVLIRDKGAKVVLKAGEQAVKGKNGEGMVVREVDVTPYIAWKQGYFLFENERLEDILNELARWYNVNVFFENSSVREKRFSVDMPRHESFKEVLHLIEQTRSIRIEIEGNNVFVK, from the coding sequence ATGTTTGATCAAATTAATATAGAAACACTGATTTTAAAATATCTTCAAGGAGAATTGACCGAAGGAGAGCAAAGGGAATTGGATGAATGGTTGAAAGACGATAGAAATAAAAAACTTTTTTCCAGGTTAATAAATAAGCAGAGAATATTGGTGAAGATGGAACGTTTGGATGAGTACGATTGGGAAAAAAGTTGGAATGTAGTGGAACGAAAGCTTCATGGAAGGAGAAAGTTTTTCTGGAAATATTGGGGAATCGCGGCATCATTGCTAGGGATCGTATTGCTTGGAACTTGGATGTTTATGGAAAGAAATGAAGAAAATTCTCCTATGGTTGTCATACGGGGTGTTGAGCCGGGTAGGGTATTTGCGGAGTTGGTTCTTACTGGTGGAAAAATTGTAGAATTAAGTAAAGATAGTAATAATCTGTTTTTGGGAGAGGGCGGGAATATATTGAGAAATGAGAATGGCGTATTATTTTTGACTCAAGATTCGGTACGCTTACAAAAAGTGGATTATAATGAAATCAGAACCCCGAGGGGTGGGGAGTATCAGGTGGTATTGCCGGATAATTCGATCGTTTGGTTAAATGCAGAGTCGAAACTACGTTTCCCGTCGACTTTTTCAGGAAAAGAACGTAAAGTATTCGCTAGCGGGGAGCTATATTTTCAAGTTGCCAAAGATTCTCTTTCTCCTTTCCGGGTTGAGGTTGAGGGGTTGTACGAGGTTGAAGTGCTGGGGACGGAATTTAATGTCCGGGCTTATTCGAATTTACCTTCGGCAACGACCTTGGTAAACGGGCGTGTATTGATTCGGGATAAGGGAGCAAAAGTCGTATTAAAGGCGGGAGAGCAGGCTGTAAAAGGGAAGAATGGTGAAGGGATGGTGGTACGGGAAGTGGATGTTACTCCTTATATTGCATGGAAACAGGGCTACTTCCTTTTTGAGAATGAACGTTTGGAAGATATTTTGAACGAGTTGGCTCGTTGGTATAATGTGAATGTATTTTTTGAAAATTCGTCAGTACGAGAAAAACGTTTCTCCGTGGATATGCCTCGGCATGAAAGTTTTAAAGAGGTGCTTCATTTGATAGAGCAAACTAGATCGATACGGATTGAAATTGAAGGAAATAATGTTTTTGTGAAATAA
- a CDS encoding SusC/RagA family TonB-linked outer membrane protein — translation MKLTTAFLLMSFLSVSAATLGQRATIKVTNVTLKSVFKEVKQKMGYTFVYNEHDVNQVGKVTLDITTSDVKQVLDKCLENTALGYCIQGDVVVIQKRAEQIMRDVKKESFKITGLVQDKKKEPLPGVTVLLKGTSVGVATDKDGKFSLEVPQMDSVVLVFSFVGMKDKEIAIKKLEKEMKPLTVVMEENEEELSEVVVTGMFNRRKEGFTGSAVSVKGEDLKKISTTNIAKALAAIDPSFRIMEDVLNGSNPNRLPDLRMRGQATLPGGSNAGASAEMVTLQGEYDTYPNKPLLIMDGFEIDLQTMVDMDPDRVESITLLKDAAATAIYGSRAANGVIVIESKVPKEGRLWVTYGGNFRVEIPDLSDYNLMNAEEKLRAEVLAGMYKGGGSIDVLQNYQDKLREVKRGVDTYWLDKPLRTAVQQRHTVTLEGGDRALRYRLYVGYNHTPGVMKGSKRDVMTGSLDLQYRFNKVLLKNSITVDNSVGDESPWGSFSEYTKLNPYLRPYGENGEILKRLDNFVIFTYTGGRTTDYANPMYNATLNTKNRATNFSIRNLFSVEYNPNSDLRLIGSFSLSKGNGKTDVFRPAQHTAFEGIADPAKRGDFRRTQRENFQYSLDLTASYNKLLGEVHYVTANARMSVQESKDENYGAHVTGFPNENMDEILFGKQYDEKMTGSENTSRLIGWAGSFGYSYAYKYSVDFSIRLDGSSQFGKDNRFAPFWAAGVRWDVKKENFMSRVDFISEFVLRASYGVTGTQGFAPYQSRELYSYNALLYPYLASDGTGVELVAMPNEKLKWQQTDTWNIGLEMGLLNGRITARAEYFQKLTKNSLTQVTLAPSLGFGSYPENMGTLENKGVELNFAFIPYQNTAKSAYWTISVNGSHNTDKLKKISEALRHMNEENYNEQGDSPLPHYEEGESINRIWAVKSLGIDPMTGEEILLKRNGKITGEYDVVDLVPCGTTEPKWQGNINSSFAYKGFGVDVSMAYKFGGQVYNQTLVDKVENADLMRNADKRVLDLRWMKVGDTAKFKGMNTGIDGAGTKATSRFVMDENTFQMTSIALSYRMDRTNTKFLERWGLSSVKFAFNMEDLFYLSSVKQERGTDYPFARRFSFSLNVAF, via the coding sequence ATGAAATTGACAACTGCTTTTTTGTTGATGTCGTTTTTATCCGTTTCGGCGGCTACTTTAGGACAACGTGCCACGATAAAAGTTACGAATGTGACATTGAAATCTGTTTTTAAAGAGGTTAAACAAAAGATGGGGTACACGTTTGTTTATAACGAGCATGATGTAAATCAAGTGGGGAAAGTAACGTTGGACATTACAACGAGTGATGTGAAACAAGTACTAGACAAATGCTTGGAGAACACGGCTTTGGGATATTGCATTCAAGGAGATGTCGTGGTGATCCAAAAACGTGCGGAACAGATTATGCGGGATGTGAAGAAAGAGTCGTTTAAAATAACCGGTTTGGTACAGGATAAAAAGAAAGAGCCCTTACCCGGTGTTACGGTTTTGCTGAAGGGAACGAGCGTCGGGGTGGCAACAGATAAAGATGGAAAATTTTCCCTTGAGGTGCCTCAAATGGATAGTGTTGTGTTGGTTTTTTCTTTCGTTGGGATGAAAGATAAAGAGATCGCGATAAAAAAATTGGAAAAAGAGATGAAACCGTTGACCGTCGTGATGGAAGAAAATGAAGAGGAGTTGTCCGAAGTCGTGGTAACCGGTATGTTTAACCGGAGAAAAGAGGGGTTTACAGGATCGGCTGTTTCCGTGAAAGGGGAAGATTTAAAGAAAATCAGCACAACGAATATCGCGAAGGCTTTGGCCGCTATAGATCCTTCTTTTAGGATTATGGAGGACGTGTTGAACGGGTCGAATCCCAATCGGTTGCCCGATTTACGTATGCGGGGACAGGCCACCTTGCCCGGGGGCAGTAATGCCGGGGCTTCGGCTGAGATGGTGACATTGCAAGGGGAATACGATACTTATCCCAATAAACCGTTGCTGATCATGGATGGTTTTGAAATTGATTTGCAGACGATGGTTGATATGGATCCGGATCGGGTGGAATCAATTACCTTGTTGAAGGATGCTGCTGCCACGGCAATCTATGGTTCTCGTGCTGCAAACGGGGTGATTGTCATTGAGTCTAAAGTGCCGAAAGAAGGCCGATTGTGGGTAACTTATGGGGGAAACTTTCGCGTTGAGATTCCTGATTTGTCAGATTATAACTTGATGAACGCGGAGGAAAAATTGAGAGCGGAGGTGTTGGCCGGAATGTACAAGGGGGGCGGCAGTATTGATGTCTTGCAAAATTATCAGGATAAATTGAGAGAGGTGAAGAGAGGCGTGGATACTTATTGGTTGGATAAGCCGTTGCGTACTGCCGTACAACAGCGTCATACCGTAACTTTGGAAGGTGGTGACCGGGCATTGCGTTATCGTTTGTATGTCGGGTATAACCATACGCCGGGTGTGATGAAAGGGAGCAAGAGGGATGTGATGACCGGATCTTTGGATTTGCAATACCGCTTTAATAAAGTGTTGTTAAAGAATAGCATCACGGTTGATAATTCCGTGGGAGACGAGTCGCCTTGGGGTAGTTTTAGCGAATACACCAAGTTGAATCCTTATTTACGGCCTTACGGTGAAAACGGTGAAATTTTAAAACGTTTGGATAATTTCGTGATATTTACTTACACGGGCGGTCGTACAACGGATTATGCTAACCCGATGTATAATGCTACTTTGAATACAAAGAACAGGGCAACAAATTTTTCCATTAGAAATTTGTTTAGCGTGGAATACAATCCTAACAGTGATTTGCGTTTGATAGGTTCTTTTTCTCTTTCCAAAGGGAATGGTAAAACGGATGTTTTCAGACCCGCCCAGCATACTGCTTTCGAGGGAATTGCGGATCCTGCAAAACGGGGTGATTTCCGGCGTACGCAACGGGAAAATTTTCAGTATTCACTTGACTTGACAGCGAGTTATAATAAGTTGTTGGGTGAAGTACATTATGTTACAGCCAATGCCCGAATGTCAGTACAGGAGAGTAAAGATGAAAATTATGGGGCTCATGTAACCGGATTCCCGAATGAGAATATGGATGAAATTTTATTCGGTAAGCAATACGATGAAAAGATGACCGGTTCCGAGAATACATCGCGCCTGATCGGTTGGGCCGGAAGTTTCGGGTATTCTTATGCTTACAAGTATTCAGTCGATTTCAGTATCCGTTTAGACGGTTCTTCCCAGTTCGGTAAAGATAACCGTTTTGCTCCTTTCTGGGCCGCGGGGGTTCGTTGGGATGTGAAAAAGGAGAACTTTATGTCGCGAGTGGATTTTATTTCAGAATTTGTATTAAGAGCTTCTTACGGGGTTACCGGTACGCAAGGTTTTGCTCCTTACCAGTCAAGAGAGTTGTATAGTTATAACGCCTTGCTTTATCCCTATCTTGCTTCCGATGGAACCGGGGTGGAACTTGTAGCGATGCCGAACGAAAAATTGAAATGGCAACAGACTGATACTTGGAATATCGGATTGGAAATGGGACTTTTGAACGGACGAATTACTGCTCGTGCGGAGTATTTCCAGAAATTGACCAAGAACTCGCTAACCCAGGTGACGTTGGCTCCTTCGTTGGGTTTTGGTTCCTATCCGGAAAATATGGGTACTTTAGAAAATAAAGGTGTTGAGTTGAATTTTGCTTTTATTCCTTATCAAAACACGGCAAAATCAGCCTATTGGACGATTTCAGTCAACGGCTCTCACAATACGGACAAGTTGAAGAAGATCTCCGAGGCATTGCGTCATATGAACGAGGAAAATTATAATGAACAGGGGGATAGTCCGCTCCCGCATTATGAAGAAGGAGAATCTATTAACCGTATCTGGGCTGTTAAGTCATTAGGAATTGATCCGATGACAGGGGAAGAGATTTTATTGAAGAGAAATGGCAAGATTACCGGAGAATACGATGTGGTGGATTTGGTTCCTTGTGGTACGACAGAACCGAAATGGCAAGGAAATATCAATTCTTCTTTTGCTTACAAGGGATTTGGAGTGGACGTGAGTATGGCGTATAAATTTGGTGGACAGGTTTACAATCAGACGTTGGTAGATAAAGTGGAGAATGCTGATTTGATGCGTAATGCCGATAAGCGGGTGTTGGACTTGCGTTGGATGAAAGTGGGTGATACGGCGAAGTTTAAAGGAATGAATACGGGAATTGACGGAGCCGGAACCAAGGCAACTTCACGTTTCGTCATGGATGAAAATACTTTCCAGATGACTTCTATTGCTTTAAGCTATCGTATGGATCGGACGAATACGAAATTCTTGGAACGTTGGGGATTGAGTTCCGTGAAGTTTGCTTTCAACATGGAGGATCTGTTTTATCTTTCTTCCGTGAAGCAAGAGCGGGGAACTGATTACCCGTTTGCACGGCGTTTTTCGTTCTCTCTAAATGTTGCGTTCTAA
- a CDS encoding RagB/SusD family nutrient uptake outer membrane protein — MKKNIYILLLGVVIGLTACSGWLDVQPKTSISGDDLFESEAGFKDVLTGFYLKMGQTNLYAENLTYGYLEMVSGNYDFYPNLHSWKDIYDYNKTWLSVKDNIYGSMYNIIGNINNFLKYIDKNRPVIKTGKYYELMKGEALGLRAFLHFDLLRLFGPVYSENPTGKAIPYRVSFDQKATPVLPAEQVVTYVLKDLHEADSLLEVSDNKSFEIPNTYDKEYNAFESSRQMRMNVYAVRAMLARVYLYKGDAESKAKALTYAREVVESGYFDLYEDNSNPVLFGEHVFGLNVYELDKLLEEEGKYKTRIPEGQLSETYYILRTKENFDEQFETGSRGTYDIRANTHAFKNVSGDGDKKYKLCLKYDQSKYTSNYSKYAGKDVLPLIRLPEMYYIIAECETDKEKSVEALNTVMWARGIAYEDGVIADDAYDRLDTRPEYDPSHTKRINELMREYRKEFFSEGQLFYFYKRHNYRTFPYCVKENMADFYQWPLPDNEIIFGNNN, encoded by the coding sequence ATGAAAAAGAATATATATATATTGTTATTAGGAGTTGTGATCGGTTTAACGGCTTGTTCCGGTTGGCTGGATGTGCAACCCAAAACGTCTATTTCGGGTGACGACCTGTTCGAAAGTGAGGCGGGTTTCAAGGATGTCCTGACGGGTTTTTATTTGAAAATGGGGCAAACAAATTTGTATGCCGAAAATTTGACGTATGGTTACCTGGAAATGGTTTCGGGAAATTATGATTTTTATCCTAACCTGCATTCGTGGAAAGATATATATGATTACAACAAAACATGGTTATCCGTGAAGGATAATATTTACGGGTCGATGTATAATATAATTGGAAATATTAATAATTTTTTGAAGTATATCGACAAGAATCGCCCTGTGATTAAAACAGGAAAATATTACGAGTTGATGAAAGGAGAAGCCTTGGGGTTGCGAGCTTTCTTGCATTTTGATTTGTTGAGGCTCTTCGGTCCCGTGTACAGTGAGAATCCGACGGGGAAGGCCATCCCTTACAGGGTATCGTTTGATCAGAAAGCAACTCCTGTATTACCGGCTGAGCAGGTTGTAACGTATGTGTTGAAAGATTTGCATGAAGCAGATTCTTTGCTGGAAGTTTCAGATAACAAGAGTTTTGAGATTCCCAACACGTATGACAAGGAGTACAATGCTTTCGAGAGTTCACGGCAAATGCGGATGAATGTTTATGCCGTGAGAGCCATGTTGGCACGAGTGTATTTGTATAAAGGAGATGCCGAAAGTAAGGCCAAGGCTTTGACCTATGCCCGTGAGGTGGTGGAAAGCGGCTATTTCGACTTGTATGAAGATAATTCCAATCCGGTATTGTTTGGCGAGCACGTTTTCGGTTTGAATGTTTACGAGTTGGATAAGTTGTTGGAAGAGGAAGGTAAATATAAGACGCGGATTCCCGAGGGGCAACTTTCCGAGACTTATTATATCTTGCGGACAAAAGAGAATTTTGATGAACAATTTGAAACCGGAAGTAGGGGAACTTACGATATTCGGGCAAATACTCACGCTTTTAAGAATGTGAGCGGGGATGGAGATAAAAAGTATAAACTTTGCTTGAAATATGATCAGTCTAAGTATACATCCAATTATTCCAAATATGCCGGGAAAGATGTATTGCCATTGATTCGTTTGCCTGAAATGTATTATATCATAGCGGAGTGCGAAACGGATAAGGAAAAGAGTGTGGAGGCATTAAACACGGTGATGTGGGCAAGAGGAATCGCTTACGAGGATGGCGTGATCGCGGATGATGCGTATGATCGGTTGGATACGCGGCCCGAGTATGATCCGTCTCATACGAAACGTATTAATGAACTCATGAGGGAATACCGGAAGGAATTTTTTTCAGAGGGACAATTATTCTACTTCTATAAACGCCATAATTATAGGACATTCCCTTATTGTGTCAAGGAAAATATGGCTGACTTCTATCAATGGCCGTTACCGGACAACGAGATAATTTTTGGAAATAACAATTAA
- a CDS encoding DUF4843 domain-containing protein, with protein MKKYRFFLLLFVLGFIYMGCEENDIDVYDETPRLNLYYGNLSVYFRDSDYVKGNVEKEWALRVNLQGYHLTEDKNFCMTVRPNDSYSLKANVSFADSYVFPKDSIYQIFTMNVSRPENLTTTKAYRADVCFDLDNPLHQFDPGREDKEVLPLEVYYVIRRNNWNEYQWGEYSDAKYFFMMDHFKATIDDISEGRETRKEIYDAYEEYKKNNPPLLDDKGNEIIFKKVE; from the coding sequence ATGAAAAAATATAGATTTTTTTTATTGTTATTTGTGTTGGGCTTTATTTACATGGGGTGCGAGGAGAATGATATAGACGTGTACGATGAAACGCCCCGCCTGAATCTGTATTATGGAAATTTATCTGTTTATTTCAGAGATTCCGATTACGTGAAAGGAAATGTGGAGAAAGAGTGGGCGTTGAGGGTGAATTTACAAGGATATCATCTCACGGAGGATAAAAACTTTTGCATGACAGTAAGACCGAATGATTCCTATTCTTTGAAGGCCAATGTCTCTTTTGCCGATTCGTACGTGTTCCCGAAGGACTCCATTTATCAGATTTTTACGATGAACGTTTCACGACCGGAGAATTTAACGACAACGAAAGCTTATCGGGCAGACGTTTGTTTCGATCTGGACAACCCTTTGCATCAGTTTGATCCGGGGCGGGAAGACAAAGAGGTGTTGCCGCTAGAGGTTTATTACGTGATCCGGAGAAATAATTGGAATGAATATCAATGGGGTGAATATTCCGATGCGAAATACTTTTTTATGATGGATCATTTTAAAGCCACGATAGATGATATTTCGGAGGGAAGGGAGACCCGGAAAGAGATATATGATGCTTACGAGGAATATAAAAAGAATAATCCGCCTTTGTTGGATGACAAGGGAAATGAGATCATATTTAAGAAAGTAGAATAA
- a CDS encoding PKD-like family lipoprotein has translation MKRFINIAVFCLVGWLLLSGCYDDKGSYDYQDINELIIDLPTIVSVRLDKKEAVSVKIEPKLSQTLEESEARLTYMWEKEKKNNVGLSEWIPCGEEKVCELLFQPADVNSLSVRLRVQDHREDGSEWYKQTTVKPIVPYSRSWFVLQYNEGKCVLGAVDGEGSGGVVIPDAYKLDVGKDLPIGGTPKYLLTDWMYGSSQGAIVNKQKPVVFVGTDQDVYLMDAISFEQVWTYREMLHIKKVQHDENFVPEWLATYTYEPVLGEILSDNGKLYMANADGYAVYYPLKWENDADASEFKITRVAPLRSIGFILYDEQNYRFLKTGIYNDFMEGYMYNQYFRKYGVEDYFKPSKTVRKLARIGENPRVKNVFDPDNIGDDKEMINMNMYYDVDGSYGVLATFFSTSDRKIHVYDLNAAGFGEEAKEAICAGEYTFDLPGGMSVNEVSVTTCYLYGKAVFFAGGNKIYKVDFNRTVPKISLLYEYKDPNVRITGLKFKNSLYNTGYSEDPNDWESPWIWNDFPYCLGASLDYGGNEGGILEMKLTTAAEVDPDSEILEYKGFGKIVDFGYSVKVN, from the coding sequence ATGAAACGATTTATAAATATAGCAGTTTTTTGCCTGGTTGGTTGGCTTTTGTTGTCCGGTTGTTATGATGATAAAGGTTCGTATGACTATCAGGATATTAATGAGTTGATTATAGATTTGCCTACAATCGTGAGCGTGCGGTTGGATAAAAAGGAGGCTGTCTCTGTGAAGATAGAACCCAAATTGTCTCAAACTTTGGAGGAGAGTGAGGCTCGATTGACATATATGTGGGAAAAAGAGAAGAAGAATAATGTGGGATTGAGCGAGTGGATTCCTTGCGGGGAGGAAAAAGTATGTGAATTGTTGTTTCAGCCGGCGGATGTGAATTCTTTGTCCGTTCGTTTGCGGGTGCAGGATCACCGGGAAGATGGGAGCGAGTGGTATAAGCAAACGACCGTGAAACCTATTGTTCCCTATAGCCGTAGTTGGTTTGTCCTTCAGTATAATGAAGGTAAATGCGTGCTGGGGGCTGTAGATGGCGAAGGAAGTGGCGGGGTGGTTATTCCCGATGCCTACAAATTGGATGTGGGAAAAGATTTGCCTATTGGTGGTACTCCCAAATACCTGTTAACGGATTGGATGTACGGGTCTTCACAGGGAGCTATTGTTAATAAGCAAAAACCGGTGGTATTTGTCGGAACGGATCAAGATGTGTATTTGATGGATGCCATTTCGTTTGAACAGGTATGGACTTATCGTGAGATGTTACATATCAAAAAGGTACAACATGATGAAAATTTTGTTCCGGAGTGGTTGGCAACTTATACTTATGAACCGGTGTTGGGAGAGATATTATCTGATAACGGGAAGTTGTACATGGCGAACGCTGACGGTTACGCTGTATATTATCCGCTTAAATGGGAAAATGATGCTGATGCTTCTGAATTCAAAATTACGAGGGTAGCTCCCTTGAGAAGTATAGGTTTTATTCTTTATGATGAGCAAAATTACCGTTTCTTGAAAACCGGTATTTATAATGATTTTATGGAAGGGTATATGTATAACCAGTACTTTCGAAAATATGGAGTTGAAGACTATTTTAAACCAAGCAAAACGGTGAGAAAGCTTGCGAGAATCGGAGAAAATCCTCGGGTTAAGAATGTGTTCGATCCGGATAATATTGGAGATGACAAGGAGATGATTAATATGAATATGTATTATGATGTTGATGGATCGTACGGGGTACTGGCAACCTTTTTCTCGACTTCCGATCGGAAGATTCACGTGTATGACTTGAATGCAGCCGGTTTTGGTGAAGAAGCTAAGGAGGCTATATGTGCCGGTGAGTATACATTTGATCTTCCCGGAGGGATGAGTGTGAATGAGGTGAGTGTAACAACTTGTTATCTTTACGGTAAAGCCGTGTTTTTTGCCGGAGGCAATAAAATTTATAAAGTAGATTTTAACCGTACGGTACCGAAAATCTCGTTACTCTACGAGTACAAGGATCCCAACGTGAGAATAACCGGGTTGAAGTTTAAGAATTCGCTTTACAACACGGGGTATAGCGAGGATCCGAATGATTGGGAATCTCCATGGATATGGAATGATTTCCCGTATTGTTTGGGTGCTTCATTGGATTATGGTGGAAATGAGGGGGGAATTCTAGAGATGAAACTGACCACGGCTGCAGAGGTTGATCCGGATAGCGAAATTCTTGAGTACAAGGGATTCGGCAAGATCGTTGACTTCGGATATAGTGTGAAGGTGAATTAA
- a CDS encoding zinc-dependent metalloprotease, producing MWKKIEFILLFSIGLCFHSIAQQEIDAFFDSRPSEDSLKVIPGMFTTYRQGEQIFWEIPDSLLGCDMFVTTTILESAAVKKRDEDRRYGYSGDFFGPMIVCFRKEGDEVLLQVPLCDRVGVDPGKGGIHHVARQRGDFMLNEVLPVQAKTSSSVLVEVSRLLMNNPLFNLSPFGFELKMGMVESKKNRIGEIKGFPENILIRSSRSFSVEEYPVGGGNGSGDRYTTSWEIGVCLALLPRQPLERRQKNRDVGYFSFSKTDFSKSRFALSQVSCVKRWRLVPRDLEAYSRGELVEPEKPIVFYVDRKTPSRWVPYFIEAVNAWQKAFERIGFKNAIRGELAPTPEENPDFSEYDTRYSFISWKASPVRNAYGPSTVDPRSGEIMTSHVGIFSSVWDLVQQWYFAQCGANDKLARETVMPDSLLGEIVKMVVSHEIGHTLGLEHNFIGSSLYSVEQLRDNAFLDKHGMGSSIMDYMRFNYVAREWDRIPLRNRVARIGEYDCFAIDWGYRYLPDRTGEEWNEWVKQESRDSSKRFEGGVDIRAQSEDLGNDHVEFNSLGIENLKRLMNMADVWKFTDRQSYHIVKSRFRGMLQQYSLFVDHVLLDIGGILKCEGNTTRFYKPVSRDYMSRVMTFLGQYVLAPCDWLYREDLGESLGEDTRTLMNRFYQTTMERLVGKLATIARVEEYMPGEVYTVDEYLGELHRWIFREWRENTAVSDACYVIQSAYVKELKALLEKTEYVPSQVLVKGMEEMGKILEEGRNYMAGLEGKEKRRVALLLESIESLQN from the coding sequence ATGTGGAAAAAAATAGAATTTATACTGTTATTTAGTATTGGGCTATGTTTTCATTCGATAGCCCAACAGGAGATCGATGCTTTTTTTGATTCTCGTCCGTCGGAGGATTCCTTAAAGGTTATTCCCGGTATGTTTACCACTTATCGTCAAGGGGAACAAATCTTTTGGGAAATACCTGATTCTCTGCTCGGGTGCGATATGTTTGTAACGACAACGATATTGGAATCGGCTGCGGTGAAGAAAAGGGATGAAGATCGACGTTACGGGTATTCCGGGGATTTTTTCGGGCCGATGATTGTTTGCTTTCGAAAAGAGGGTGACGAGGTGTTATTGCAGGTGCCTCTGTGTGATAGGGTGGGAGTGGACCCGGGGAAAGGAGGTATTCATCATGTTGCCCGACAACGGGGAGATTTCATGTTAAACGAGGTGTTACCCGTGCAGGCAAAGACTTCTTCTTCGGTATTGGTGGAGGTTTCCCGGTTGTTGATGAATAATCCCTTGTTCAATTTGAGTCCGTTCGGTTTTGAATTGAAAATGGGTATGGTTGAGAGTAAAAAGAATCGTATTGGCGAAATAAAGGGATTTCCCGAGAATATCTTGATTCGTTCCAGCAGGAGTTTTTCCGTGGAGGAATATCCCGTGGGAGGGGGAAACGGATCCGGCGATAGGTACACGACAAGTTGGGAAATCGGTGTTTGCTTGGCCCTTTTGCCCCGTCAGCCGTTGGAAAGGCGGCAGAAGAATCGTGACGTGGGATATTTTAGTTTTTCAAAAACTGATTTTTCAAAAAGTCGTTTTGCCTTGTCCCAGGTCTCTTGTGTGAAACGGTGGAGGTTGGTCCCTCGGGACTTGGAGGCGTATTCACGGGGAGAATTGGTGGAACCCGAGAAGCCGATTGTTTTTTACGTGGATCGTAAAACACCGTCCCGTTGGGTGCCCTATTTTATAGAAGCGGTGAACGCTTGGCAGAAGGCGTTTGAACGGATCGGGTTTAAAAATGCGATTCGCGGAGAGTTGGCCCCGACTCCGGAGGAAAATCCTGATTTTTCGGAATATGATACCCGTTATTCTTTTATTTCGTGGAAAGCGTCTCCGGTGAGGAATGCTTATGGGCCATCGACAGTTGACCCCAGATCCGGGGAGATCATGACCAGTCATGTCGGAATATTCAGTAGCGTTTGGGATCTGGTGCAACAATGGTATTTTGCCCAATGTGGTGCGAACGATAAACTTGCCCGGGAAACGGTCATGCCCGATAGCCTGCTTGGGGAAATTGTGAAGATGGTCGTTTCTCACGAAATAGGGCATACTTTGGGATTGGAGCATAATTTTATAGGTAGCAGTCTCTATTCCGTGGAGCAACTTCGGGATAATGCTTTTCTGGATAAACATGGAATGGGATCTTCCATTATGGATTACATGCGATTCAATTATGTGGCTAGGGAATGGGATCGTATTCCTTTGAGAAATCGGGTTGCCCGGATTGGGGAATACGACTGTTTTGCCATAGATTGGGGGTATCGTTATTTACCGGATCGGACGGGAGAGGAATGGAACGAATGGGTGAAACAGGAGTCGCGTGATTCTTCCAAACGTTTTGAGGGGGGCGTGGATATCAGGGCTCAGTCGGAAGATTTGGGAAATGATCATGTTGAGTTCAATTCTTTGGGAATAGAAAACTTGAAGCGATTGATGAACATGGCTGACGTGTGGAAGTTTACGGATCGTCAGTCGTATCATATCGTGAAGTCCCGTTTTCGCGGGATGCTTCAGCAATATTCCTTGTTCGTGGATCATGTGTTGCTGGATATTGGCGGGATATTGAAATGTGAGGGGAATACGACGAGATTTTATAAACCGGTCAGCCGTGATTATATGTCGAGGGTTATGACGTTTCTCGGGCAGTACGTGTTGGCACCTTGCGATTGGTTGTATCGGGAGGATTTGGGAGAAAGTCTCGGGGAGGATACGCGGACATTGATGAATCGTTTTTATCAAACCACGATGGAGAGGTTAGTCGGGAAGTTGGCAACGATAGCGCGCGTGGAAGAATATATGCCGGGTGAAGTCTATACCGTGGATGAATATTTAGGTGAATTGCATCGTTGGATATTTCGGGAGTGGCGGGAAAATACTGCTGTTTCGGATGCCTGTTATGTCATTCAGTCTGCTTACGTGAAAGAGTTGAAGGCTCTATTGGAAAAAACGGAATACGTTCCTTCTCAAGTATTGGTGAAGGGAATGGAAGAGATGGGGAAGATTTTGGAAGAGGGACGGAATTATATGGCAGGCTTGGAGGGAAAAGAGAAAAGGCGGGTTGCCTTATTATTAGAAAGTATCGAATCTTTACAAAATTAA